From the Spiribacter sp. 2438 genome, one window contains:
- the pdxJ gene encoding pyridoxine 5'-phosphate synthase, whose product MAHHQGSLEPLLGVNVDHVAGLRQARGTRYPDPVAAAAMAEQAGADAITVHLREDRRHINERDVALLTQTLQTRMNLEMAITDEMIQRAIDLQPADCCLVPERRQEITTEGGLDVAGDPERCRQACQRLAEAGIRVSLFVDPEPAQLQAAVDVGAPVVELHTGAFADATSDGAIHEEFTRLQEAASLGQSLGLQINAGHGLHYHNVAPIAAMREITELNIGHAIIARAVFSGLDAAVRTMKQLIREARH is encoded by the coding sequence ATGGCCCATCATCAAGGCAGTCTTGAGCCGTTGCTCGGCGTTAATGTCGATCATGTGGCGGGCCTGCGTCAGGCTCGTGGCACCCGCTATCCCGATCCCGTGGCGGCCGCCGCCATGGCCGAACAGGCCGGGGCCGATGCCATTACGGTCCATCTGCGGGAGGACCGTCGGCACATCAATGAGCGGGACGTGGCGCTGCTGACGCAAACCCTGCAGACCCGGATGAACCTGGAAATGGCCATCACCGACGAGATGATCCAGCGGGCCATCGACCTGCAGCCCGCCGATTGCTGTCTGGTCCCGGAGCGCCGCCAGGAGATCACCACCGAGGGGGGGCTGGATGTCGCCGGGGATCCGGAGCGCTGTCGCCAGGCCTGTCAGCGCCTGGCCGAAGCGGGCATTCGGGTGTCACTGTTTGTGGACCCGGAGCCGGCCCAGTTGCAGGCCGCCGTGGACGTGGGCGCTCCCGTGGTGGAGCTCCATACCGGGGCGTTTGCCGATGCCACCAGCGACGGCGCCATTCACGAGGAGTTCACGCGGCTTCAGGAAGCGGCGTCCCTGGGCCAGTCCCTGGGTTTGCAGATCAATGCCGGGCATGGTCTGCACTACCACAATGTCGCGCCGATCGCCGCCATGCGGGAAATCACCGAACTCAACATCGGTCATGCCATCATCGCCCGGGCGGTGTTCAGTGGCCTCGACGCCGCCGTCCGGACCATGAAGCAGCTGATTCGTGAGGCGCGGCATTGA
- the recO gene encoding DNA repair protein RecO: MGRDAVLEPAFVLHGRAYRNTSRLLEVLSRDHGRIGLVARGAAGPRSRLAGLLQPFRPLAMTWRARGELGTLQTAEAAGVPLPLQGRRLVSGFYGNELLIRLLGREDPHPGLFECYVGYLEALTTVSDEAVAVRAFERDLLGLLGYGLALTVDADDQPVVPEGWYRYDPGRGAVPVAGPNGGGVIVSGDLLTGLAAPMPSPQVARASRALMRAVMAPHLGDRPLRSRELYARYPTGGRQHGPSSRQS, translated from the coding sequence ATGGGCCGTGATGCGGTCCTGGAGCCCGCCTTCGTGCTCCACGGGCGGGCCTATCGAAACACTAGCCGACTGCTCGAAGTGCTGTCCCGAGACCATGGCCGCATCGGCCTGGTGGCCCGGGGCGCGGCCGGGCCCCGCTCCCGTCTGGCCGGACTGTTGCAGCCTTTTCGTCCCCTGGCCATGACCTGGCGGGCTCGCGGCGAGCTGGGCACCCTGCAGACGGCGGAGGCCGCCGGTGTGCCGCTGCCCCTGCAGGGCCGCCGCCTGGTCAGCGGTTTTTATGGTAACGAGCTGCTGATCCGGCTGCTGGGCCGGGAAGATCCGCACCCGGGGCTTTTCGAATGCTACGTGGGCTATCTGGAGGCCCTCACCACGGTGAGCGATGAGGCGGTGGCCGTGCGTGCCTTTGAGCGGGATCTGCTGGGTCTGCTGGGCTACGGGCTCGCCCTGACCGTGGATGCCGACGATCAGCCGGTGGTGCCCGAGGGCTGGTACCGGTACGATCCTGGCCGGGGTGCGGTGCCCGTGGCTGGCCCGAACGGCGGCGGCGTGATCGTTTCGGGGGATCTGCTGACCGGGCTGGCGGCACCCATGCCATCACCTCAGGTGGCTCGGGCCAGCCGAGCGCTCATGCGTGCCGTGATGGCGCCGCACCTGGGTGACCGGCCCCTGAGAAGTCGAGAGTTATATGCCCGCTACCCCACAGGAGGTCGCCAACATGGCCCATCATCAAGGCAGTCTTGA
- the era gene encoding GTPase Era translates to MSDERSAYQPVGFVALVGRPNVGKSTLLNALLGQKVSIATRKPQTTRHRILGIHHRPDAQIIYVDTPGLHEGGRTAMNRYMNDAAGSALADVDVVIMLTEAHRWTPQDQVVLERLERVRSPVIAVLNKVDRTADKQRLLPAIAEMDQRREFAAVVPVSATKHDNLDALESAIIARLPEGPPLFPPEQISDRGEQFMAAELIREQLMRHLGDELPYASTVELEAFEQEGRLRRIAAIIWVERPGQRRIVIGEGGEMTKRIGAAARREMERLFKARVYLKLWVKVREGWSDDTRMLQALGYREE, encoded by the coding sequence ATGAGCGATGAGCGTTCGGCCTATCAGCCCGTCGGCTTTGTCGCCCTGGTGGGACGGCCCAATGTGGGCAAATCCACTCTGCTGAATGCCCTGCTGGGCCAGAAGGTGAGTATCGCCACCCGCAAGCCCCAGACGACGCGGCATCGGATACTGGGCATCCATCACCGCCCGGATGCCCAGATCATCTATGTAGACACCCCCGGGCTTCACGAAGGTGGCCGCACGGCCATGAACCGTTACATGAACGACGCGGCCGGCAGTGCCCTGGCGGATGTGGACGTGGTGATCATGCTCACCGAAGCCCACCGTTGGACTCCCCAGGACCAGGTGGTGCTGGAGCGACTGGAGCGGGTTCGCTCCCCGGTGATCGCGGTGCTCAACAAAGTGGATCGGACCGCCGACAAACAGCGTCTGCTGCCAGCCATTGCCGAGATGGATCAGCGCCGGGAGTTTGCGGCCGTGGTGCCGGTGTCCGCCACCAAACACGACAATCTGGACGCGTTGGAGTCGGCCATCATCGCCCGGCTGCCGGAGGGGCCGCCGCTGTTTCCACCGGAGCAGATCAGTGACCGGGGTGAGCAGTTCATGGCAGCGGAGCTGATTCGCGAGCAGTTGATGCGGCATCTGGGTGACGAGTTGCCCTATGCCAGCACCGTCGAGCTCGAAGCCTTTGAGCAGGAAGGCCGGTTGCGGCGCATTGCCGCCATCATCTGGGTGGAGCGTCCCGGCCAGCGGCGTATCGTTATCGGCGAAGGCGGCGAGATGACCAAACGCATTGGTGCGGCCGCCCGCCGGGAGATGGAGCGCCTTTTCAAGGCGCGGGTTTATCTGAAGCTCTGGGTCAAGGTACGTGAGGGCTGGTCCGATGACACCCGCATGCTGCAGGCGCTGGGCTATCGCGAGGAGTAG
- the rnc gene encoding ribonuclease III — translation MRELRALEEGIGWTFGESDLLRQALTHRSASGPNNERLEFLGDAVLNFVIADEIYRRRPDLREGELSRLRAALVNKNALAAIARDTGLGGHIVLGSGELKSGGRRRDSILADALEALIGAVYLDGGFEAGRDLVLRLYTDHLDRLPEMEAHKDAKTRLQEYLQARGLELPAYAVEEVSGRAHEQVFHVVCTSEALQQAGEGRAGSRRQAEQEAAADLLRRLGSHNHDPGEPS, via the coding sequence ATGAGAGAACTGCGCGCCCTGGAGGAGGGCATCGGCTGGACCTTCGGCGAGTCGGATCTGCTGCGTCAGGCTCTCACCCATCGCAGCGCCAGCGGCCCCAACAACGAGCGACTGGAATTCCTCGGCGACGCGGTTCTCAATTTCGTGATTGCGGATGAAATCTACCGGCGCCGCCCGGATCTCCGCGAGGGCGAACTCAGTCGTCTGCGTGCCGCGCTGGTCAACAAGAATGCCCTCGCGGCCATTGCCCGCGACACCGGCCTTGGCGGGCATATCGTGCTTGGCAGCGGCGAGCTGAAAAGCGGCGGTCGGCGACGGGACTCCATTCTTGCCGATGCCCTCGAGGCCCTGATCGGCGCGGTTTATCTGGATGGCGGGTTCGAGGCGGGGCGCGATCTGGTCCTGCGGCTGTATACCGATCATCTGGACCGACTGCCGGAAATGGAAGCTCACAAGGACGCCAAGACCCGGCTGCAGGAGTATCTGCAGGCCCGGGGCCTCGAATTGCCAGCCTATGCGGTGGAGGAGGTGAGCGGCCGGGCCCACGAGCAGGTGTTTCATGTGGTCTGCACCAGTGAGGCGTTGCAGCAAGCCGGCGAGGGCCGGGCCGGCAGCCGCCGGCAGGCCGAGCAGGAGGCGGCCGCCGATCTGCTTCGGCGGCTCGGCAGCCATAACCATGATCCCGGGGAGCCCTCATGA
- the lepB gene encoding signal peptidase I yields the protein MLNFELLLVVLTVVSGLVWVFDRFQRKRRPPGAAVNWWVDLGRSLFPVILIVLVVRSFVIEPFRIPSGSMLPTLEVGDFIVVNKFGYGLRAPVTRDLLVPVGEPERGDVAVFRYPVDPSQDYIKRIVGLPGDEVTYFGKRLIINGEAVPVESLGGWQERDSLRLFREQLGDDWHRVVIDDTAPDRGFSLTVPEDKFFVLGDNRDRSSDSRFWGPVPRDHMVGQAFFVWLSWDGGPNWSRMGRRID from the coding sequence ATGCTGAATTTTGAGCTATTGCTGGTCGTGCTGACCGTGGTCAGCGGGCTGGTGTGGGTCTTCGACCGCTTCCAGCGCAAACGACGGCCGCCCGGCGCCGCCGTCAACTGGTGGGTAGATCTGGGGCGTTCGCTGTTCCCGGTGATCCTCATCGTGCTGGTGGTGCGTTCCTTCGTGATCGAACCCTTCCGCATTCCCTCGGGCTCCATGCTGCCCACCCTGGAGGTCGGTGATTTCATCGTGGTCAATAAATTCGGGTATGGCCTGCGGGCGCCGGTGACTCGGGATCTGCTGGTGCCGGTGGGGGAGCCGGAGCGGGGAGACGTGGCAGTATTCCGCTATCCCGTGGATCCCTCCCAGGACTACATCAAGCGCATCGTGGGTCTGCCCGGAGACGAGGTCACCTATTTCGGAAAGCGCCTCATTATCAACGGCGAGGCGGTGCCCGTGGAGTCACTGGGCGGCTGGCAGGAGCGCGACAGTCTGCGGTTATTCCGCGAGCAGCTCGGCGACGACTGGCACCGGGTGGTGATCGATGACACCGCCCCGGATCGCGGCTTCAGTCTAACCGTCCCCGAGGACAAGTTCTTCGTGCTGGGGGACAATCGTGACCGCAGCAGTGACAGTCGATTCTGGGGGCCGGTGCCGCGGGACCACATGGTCGGGCAGGCCTTTTTTGTCTGGCTGAGCTGGGATGGTGGCCCCAACTGGTCACGCATGGGGCGTCGCATTGACTAG
- the lepA gene encoding translation elongation factor 4 — protein MDQIRNFSIIAHIDHGKSTLADRLIERSDRFSKREMNAQMLDSMDLERERGITIKAQSVSLDYQARDGRTYQLNFIDTPGHVDFSYEVSRSLYACEGALLLVDAAQGVEAQSVANCYTAVEQGLEVIPVLNKIDLPSAEPDRVVQEIEEIIGLDGTDVLPISAKTGIGIDDLLESIIQRMPAPQGDPDGPLKALIIDSWFDNYLGVVCLVRVFDGELRRGDRIKVMSTGREFQVDELGIFTPQRTVWDSLSAGRVGFVVAGIKDIDGAPVGDTLTHAKAPTDAPVPGFQRVQPRVFAGVFPTSSDDYEAFRDALGKLRLNDAALNYEPENSEALGFGFRCGFLGMLHMEIVQERLEREYGLDLITTAPTVVHQVLDKQGEEHAVHNPSELPPVNVIDEIREPIIMASILVPQEYVGAVIKLCEEKRGAQKGMQYVGNQLSLEYEMPMGEVVLDFFDRLKSATRGYASFDYEFRRFQAERLVKLDVMVNGDRVDALSVIVHRDQAESRGRDLTERLKEIIPRQQFEVAIQAAVGTKVIARSTVKALRKNVTAKCYGGDISRKKKLLEKQKQGKRRMKQVGSVEIPQDAFLAVLQVDNNK, from the coding sequence ATGGATCAGATCAGAAATTTTTCCATCATTGCCCACATTGACCACGGCAAGTCGACCCTGGCGGATCGACTGATCGAGCGATCCGACCGGTTCAGCAAGCGCGAGATGAATGCCCAGATGCTCGACTCCATGGATCTGGAGCGGGAGCGGGGCATCACCATCAAGGCCCAGAGCGTGTCGCTCGATTATCAGGCCCGGGACGGGCGGACCTATCAGCTGAACTTTATCGACACCCCGGGGCATGTGGACTTCTCCTACGAGGTCAGCCGCTCGCTCTATGCCTGTGAAGGGGCTCTGCTGCTGGTGGACGCGGCCCAGGGCGTGGAAGCCCAGAGCGTTGCCAACTGCTACACCGCCGTGGAACAGGGTCTGGAAGTCATTCCGGTGCTGAACAAGATCGATCTGCCCTCGGCGGAACCGGACCGGGTCGTTCAGGAGATCGAGGAAATCATTGGGCTGGACGGCACCGACGTGCTGCCCATCAGTGCCAAGACCGGTATCGGCATTGACGATCTGCTGGAGTCCATCATTCAGCGGATGCCGGCGCCCCAGGGCGATCCCGACGGGCCGCTGAAGGCGCTGATCATTGACTCCTGGTTCGACAACTACCTGGGAGTGGTTTGCCTGGTTCGGGTATTTGATGGCGAGCTTCGCCGGGGTGACCGCATCAAGGTGATGTCCACCGGCCGCGAATTCCAGGTGGACGAGTTGGGCATCTTCACCCCGCAGCGAACGGTCTGGGATTCCCTCAGTGCCGGGCGCGTGGGCTTTGTGGTGGCGGGCATCAAGGACATCGACGGCGCGCCGGTGGGTGACACCCTCACTCATGCCAAGGCGCCCACCGATGCGCCGGTGCCCGGCTTCCAGCGGGTCCAGCCGCGGGTCTTTGCCGGCGTGTTCCCCACCTCGTCAGATGATTACGAGGCCTTCCGGGATGCCCTGGGCAAGCTGCGCCTGAACGACGCCGCCCTCAATTATGAACCCGAGAACTCCGAGGCGCTGGGATTCGGTTTTCGGTGCGGCTTTCTTGGCATGTTGCACATGGAAATCGTTCAGGAGCGGCTGGAGCGCGAATACGGTCTCGATCTCATTACCACCGCCCCCACCGTGGTCCACCAAGTGCTGGACAAACAGGGTGAGGAGCACGCCGTTCACAACCCGTCGGAGCTCCCGCCGGTTAACGTCATCGACGAAATCCGCGAGCCCATCATCATGGCCAGTATTCTGGTGCCCCAGGAGTACGTGGGCGCGGTCATCAAGCTCTGTGAAGAAAAGCGCGGCGCCCAGAAGGGCATGCAGTACGTCGGTAATCAGCTGTCCCTGGAATACGAAATGCCCATGGGCGAGGTGGTGCTGGACTTCTTTGATCGGCTGAAGTCGGCCACCCGCGGCTATGCCTCCTTCGATTACGAATTCCGGCGATTTCAGGCCGAGCGGCTGGTAAAGCTGGACGTGATGGTCAATGGCGATCGGGTGGACGCCCTGTCGGTGATTGTTCATCGGGATCAGGCCGAGAGCCGGGGGCGGGATCTCACCGAGCGGCTTAAAGAGATTATTCCGCGACAGCAGTTCGAGGTTGCCATTCAGGCAGCGGTGGGCACCAAGGTGATCGCGCGCTCCACGGTCAAGGCTTTGCGCAAGAATGTCACCGCCAAATGCTATGGTGGTGACATATCCCGCAAGAAAAAGCTGCTGGAAAAGCAGAAGCAGGGCAAGCGGCGCATGAAGCAGGTGGGCTCGGTGGAAATTCCTCAGGACGCCTTCCTCGCCGTCCTTCAGGTGGACAACAATAAGTAG
- a CDS encoding DegQ family serine endoprotease gives MQHFLAGRRVWTTLVSLLMAAALYGASAGAQSLPDFTGLVEQNSPAVVNISTTQEGRPARGGNRRLPDIPGMPDLPDDHPFQDFLDRFMDEDGAPPRQFDTRSLGSGFIISEDGYILTNNHVVDGATEIVVRLNDRRQMTAELVGADERSDLALLKVDGESLPTVEIGSSSDLRVGEWVLAIGSPFGFEYSVTAGIVSAKGRSLPTENYVPFLQTDVAINPGNSGGPLFNLDGEVIGINSHIYSRSGGFQGISFAIPIELAVDVADQLRDAGTVSRAWLGVVIQDVTRDLAESFGMDRPEGALVAQVMPGSPAANAGFESGDVIVEFNEREVPNSGSLPPMVGRTPVGETVPVVVVRDQERQTLQVTLEQLPEETTRGGPAEPSGDFEELGFSVEPLTDDARSALDLEPEVTGVIVSEVMGGAAAEVGLSQGDVITRVNREDIENVMDLRRLLSDVPSGRSVPLLVMRDGSQRFLALRMP, from the coding sequence ATGCAGCATTTTCTTGCCGGCCGCCGGGTCTGGACGACTCTCGTTTCTCTGCTCATGGCGGCGGCGCTCTACGGCGCATCGGCCGGGGCGCAGTCATTGCCGGACTTCACCGGGCTGGTGGAGCAGAACAGCCCGGCGGTGGTGAACATCAGCACCACCCAGGAAGGGCGCCCGGCCCGGGGCGGGAATCGCCGCCTGCCGGATATCCCGGGAATGCCGGATCTGCCGGACGACCATCCATTCCAGGATTTCCTTGATCGCTTCATGGACGAAGACGGCGCGCCACCGAGGCAGTTTGACACCCGGTCACTGGGCTCGGGGTTCATCATCTCCGAGGACGGTTACATCCTCACCAACAACCACGTGGTGGATGGTGCCACCGAGATTGTGGTGCGTCTGAATGACCGGCGTCAGATGACCGCCGAGCTGGTGGGGGCTGACGAGCGAAGCGACCTGGCACTGCTCAAGGTCGACGGCGAGTCGCTGCCCACGGTGGAAATCGGCAGTTCATCAGACCTGCGTGTGGGTGAATGGGTGCTGGCCATCGGCTCGCCCTTCGGCTTTGAGTATTCGGTGACTGCGGGCATTGTCAGTGCCAAGGGCCGCAGTCTGCCCACCGAAAACTATGTGCCGTTTCTCCAGACCGACGTGGCCATCAATCCGGGCAACTCCGGCGGGCCGCTGTTCAACCTCGATGGCGAAGTCATTGGCATCAACTCTCATATTTACAGCCGCTCCGGGGGGTTTCAGGGCATTTCCTTTGCCATCCCGATTGAGCTGGCGGTGGATGTGGCCGATCAATTGCGGGATGCCGGCACGGTCAGTCGAGCCTGGCTGGGCGTGGTCATTCAGGATGTCACCCGGGACCTGGCGGAGTCCTTTGGCATGGATCGCCCGGAGGGGGCTCTGGTGGCCCAGGTGATGCCCGGATCACCGGCGGCCAATGCCGGTTTCGAGTCGGGGGACGTCATCGTTGAGTTCAACGAGCGTGAGGTGCCGAACTCTGGCTCGCTCCCACCCATGGTCGGCCGTACACCCGTGGGTGAAACCGTGCCGGTGGTGGTGGTGCGGGACCAGGAGCGCCAGACCCTGCAGGTCACCCTGGAGCAGTTGCCGGAGGAGACCACTCGGGGCGGACCCGCCGAGCCCAGTGGTGATTTCGAGGAGCTGGGTTTTTCCGTGGAGCCGCTGACGGATGACGCCCGCAGCGCGCTGGACCTGGAGCCGGAAGTCACCGGCGTGATCGTCTCCGAGGTCATGGGTGGCGCCGCCGCCGAGGTGGGGCTCTCTCAGGGGGACGTTATCACCCGGGTCAATCGGGAAGACATTGAAAATGTCATGGACCTGCGGCGCTTGCTCAGCGACGTGCCCAGCGGGCGGAGCGTTCCCCTGCTGGTGATGCGGGACGGCAGTCAGCGCTTCCTTGCCCTGCGTATGCCCTGA
- a CDS encoding MucB/RseB C-terminal domain-containing protein, whose product MSDKRLLRSFMAGILASVMAAGASAQSPESAEDWLRWSQEARSQHSFVAEFIYQHQDHVDTMRIWRSAHPDAGVQERLFSLSGEPREIIRDHEEVTCVLPSAQAVMVDRRHWQAPLDARLPDSLSDHEPHYRGRVIGEDRVAGRPTQRVAILAEDAMRYGYQLWFDQETGLLMRAELVSSEGDVLERVMMLDMELRDGLEPTELMSQLPQEGFKRVTARATPSADDQPIDASSWSVADLPDGFQLHMEREQALPGRDQAARHLLFSDGIATVSIYIEAETPDERMRGALRMGAMNVYTTTMDGYQVVALGEVPSSTVERMATSLQRADSTSNASH is encoded by the coding sequence AAGCGCCGAGGACTGGCTGCGCTGGTCCCAGGAGGCGCGCAGCCAGCACAGTTTTGTGGCGGAATTTATCTATCAACATCAGGACCACGTCGACACCATGCGCATCTGGCGCTCCGCTCACCCTGACGCCGGGGTGCAGGAGCGACTGTTTTCCCTCTCCGGCGAACCCCGGGAAATCATCCGCGACCACGAAGAAGTGACCTGCGTGCTGCCCAGCGCCCAGGCCGTAATGGTGGATCGCCGGCACTGGCAGGCGCCGCTGGATGCCCGCCTGCCCGACAGCCTCTCTGATCACGAGCCACACTACCGGGGCCGTGTGATTGGCGAAGACCGGGTGGCCGGCCGACCAACCCAGCGAGTGGCCATCCTCGCGGAAGATGCGATGCGTTATGGCTATCAGCTCTGGTTTGACCAGGAAACCGGACTGCTCATGCGGGCGGAACTGGTGAGTTCGGAGGGAGACGTGCTCGAGCGGGTCATGATGCTGGACATGGAACTGCGCGACGGGCTCGAGCCCACAGAATTGATGTCCCAGTTACCCCAGGAAGGATTCAAGCGAGTCACTGCCCGGGCCACACCATCGGCGGACGACCAACCGATTGACGCCTCATCCTGGTCGGTCGCCGACCTCCCGGACGGGTTCCAGCTGCACATGGAGCGCGAGCAGGCGCTACCCGGTCGAGACCAGGCTGCCCGGCATCTGCTCTTCAGTGACGGCATCGCCACGGTTTCCATTTACATCGAGGCAGAAACCCCCGACGAAAGAATGCGCGGGGCTTTACGGATGGGTGCCATGAATGTCTACACCACCACCATGGATGGCTACCAGGTCGTTGCCCTTGGCGAGGTGCCGTCTTCCACCGTTGAGCGGATGGCGACCTCACTTCAACGGGCCGACTCCACTTCGAACGCGAGCCACTAA